In Halobaculum limi, one DNA window encodes the following:
- a CDS encoding FAD-binding and (Fe-S)-binding domain-containing protein, which translates to MATHGPSSDRRWETSAASLGHDRSDVPEYRALASDLRDRVAGEVQFDEYAQVLYATDGSIYQARPAGVVCPRDVDDVVATHEVAAEHEVPVLPRGTGSSLAGQSVGPGCVVLDMTVHMDDIVDVDPDGKRATVQPGVVQDHLDARLAEDGLKFAPDPASSGRATVVGGIGNNSTGAHSVRYGITDAYTEELQVVLADGTRMHTREVVIDSAEHEAIIDGGGHEAELYRIVEGLVEDNDAEIAKKYPNLKRSVSGYNLHKVIYENEDGEEVINLSKLFVGAEGTLGTIVEATVSLVTKPEETALALYCFDDLVDAMEAVPVALNYPVSAVELMDDEVFRLARESTEYAQYEEPIPDGTAAALMLEWDSELVDDFEGAVADTNAEFVDSGAAFDVLEAYTDEAQGKLWKLRKAAIPLLMSLEGDPKPYPFIEDATVPPEELAEYVQEFEEVLERHGTSAAYFAHAGSGTLHIRPILNLKQEDGIETMHSITDDVTDLVLEHFGAFSGEHGDGLARTEFNPKMYGPDLWGAFQELKSAFDPEWRMNPGKVVYVDAETADERGYPDSAADTDMRENLRYGAQYQSIEPQTAIDFDDEGGFAHLVELCNGCGTCRETEGDVMCPTYRASGEEIQATRGRANMLRAAISGELSEDQIHSERFQEEVLGLCVGCKGCMSDCPTGVDLAKLKAEVKHEHHQEEGAGLRERLFADIDTASRIGSALAPVANAATKVPGARTVMEKTLGIAADRELPTFTRDTFRKRFERRGGAQVSEADADAKVVLFPDTYTNYSMPDAGMAAVEVLEAANVHVRVPDDLSASGRAAFSGGFLEKARDCARENVDALAPLVADGYSVVFVEPSDAVMFQDEYLDLLDGDEVEAVSAASYGVLEYVDTHRLDEAMAFAAEPESGESLAYHGHCNQKSMNKDHHAVGVLRRSGYRVDPLDTSCCGMAGSFGYEAEHYDLSKAIGSMLFEAVDDSGAEAVTAPGASCRSQLGDRDDDSEEPPHPVEKVAAALQ; encoded by the coding sequence ATGGCAACACACGGCCCATCGTCGGATCGGCGGTGGGAGACGTCCGCCGCGTCGCTGGGTCACGACCGATCGGACGTGCCCGAGTACCGGGCGCTCGCGTCCGACCTCCGCGACCGAGTGGCGGGCGAGGTGCAGTTCGACGAGTACGCGCAGGTGCTGTACGCGACCGATGGCTCCATCTATCAGGCGCGGCCGGCGGGCGTCGTCTGCCCTCGTGACGTCGACGACGTAGTCGCGACCCACGAGGTCGCCGCCGAACACGAGGTGCCGGTCTTGCCGCGTGGCACCGGGTCGTCGCTCGCGGGCCAATCGGTCGGCCCTGGCTGTGTCGTCCTCGATATGACGGTTCACATGGACGACATCGTGGACGTGGACCCCGACGGAAAGCGGGCGACCGTCCAACCCGGCGTCGTGCAAGACCACCTCGACGCCCGCCTCGCCGAGGACGGTCTGAAGTTCGCGCCCGACCCCGCATCCTCGGGCCGTGCGACGGTCGTCGGCGGCATCGGCAACAACTCGACGGGCGCACACTCGGTTCGCTACGGCATCACCGACGCCTACACCGAGGAACTGCAGGTCGTCCTCGCGGACGGGACACGGATGCACACCCGCGAGGTCGTCATCGACTCCGCAGAACACGAGGCCATCATCGACGGCGGCGGGCACGAGGCGGAACTGTACCGTATCGTCGAGGGACTGGTCGAGGACAACGACGCCGAAATCGCCAAAAAGTACCCCAACCTCAAGCGGTCCGTCTCGGGGTACAACCTCCACAAGGTCATCTACGAGAACGAGGACGGCGAGGAGGTGATCAACCTCTCGAAACTGTTCGTCGGCGCGGAAGGAACGCTGGGAACCATCGTCGAGGCGACTGTCTCACTGGTCACCAAGCCCGAGGAGACGGCGCTGGCGCTGTACTGCTTCGACGACCTCGTGGACGCGATGGAGGCGGTCCCTGTCGCGCTGAACTACCCGGTGAGCGCGGTAGAGTTGATGGACGACGAGGTGTTCCGCCTCGCCCGCGAGTCGACCGAGTACGCCCAGTACGAGGAACCCATCCCCGACGGCACGGCGGCGGCGCTGATGCTGGAGTGGGACTCCGAACTCGTCGACGACTTCGAGGGTGCCGTCGCGGACACCAACGCCGAGTTCGTCGACTCGGGTGCGGCGTTCGACGTCCTCGAAGCGTACACCGACGAGGCGCAGGGCAAACTCTGGAAACTGCGGAAGGCGGCGATTCCGCTCTTGATGAGTCTGGAGGGTGACCCGAAGCCGTATCCGTTCATCGAAGACGCGACGGTTCCCCCGGAGGAACTCGCGGAGTACGTCCAGGAGTTCGAGGAGGTACTGGAGCGACACGGCACCTCGGCGGCGTACTTCGCGCACGCGGGGTCGGGGACGCTGCACATTCGCCCGATTCTGAACCTCAAGCAGGAGGACGGCATCGAGACGATGCACTCCATCACCGACGACGTGACCGACCTCGTGTTGGAGCACTTCGGAGCATTCTCCGGCGAACACGGCGACGGCCTCGCGCGAACAGAGTTCAACCCCAAGATGTACGGCCCCGACCTGTGGGGCGCGTTCCAAGAACTCAAATCCGCGTTCGACCCCGAGTGGCGGATGAACCCCGGGAAAGTGGTGTACGTCGACGCGGAGACGGCAGACGAGCGGGGGTACCCGGACTCCGCCGCCGACACCGATATGCGCGAGAATCTCCGCTACGGCGCACAGTACCAGTCCATCGAGCCACAGACGGCCATCGACTTCGACGACGAGGGCGGCTTCGCACACCTCGTCGAACTGTGTAACGGCTGTGGCACCTGCCGGGAGACGGAGGGCGACGTGATGTGTCCGACGTACCGTGCGTCGGGTGAGGAGATTCAGGCCACTCGCGGGCGAGCGAATATGCTCAGAGCGGCCATCTCGGGCGAACTGAGCGAAGACCAGATACACTCCGAACGCTTCCAAGAGGAGGTGCTCGGCCTCTGTGTCGGCTGTAAGGGCTGTATGTCCGACTGCCCGACCGGCGTCGACCTCGCGAAACTGAAAGCGGAGGTGAAACACGAGCACCACCAAGAGGAGGGCGCCGGCCTCCGCGAACGCCTGTTCGCCGACATCGACACCGCGAGTCGGATCGGAAGCGCCCTCGCGCCGGTCGCGAACGCTGCGACGAAGGTGCCCGGCGCACGGACGGTGATGGAGAAGACGCTCGGCATCGCCGCCGACCGCGAGTTGCCGACCTTCACCCGCGACACCTTTCGCAAGCGGTTCGAGCGGCGCGGCGGCGCGCAGGTCAGCGAGGCCGACGCCGACGCGAAGGTGGTGCTGTTCCCGGACACCTACACGAACTACAGTATGCCCGACGCGGGGATGGCCGCCGTCGAAGTGCTCGAAGCGGCGAACGTCCACGTTCGCGTGCCGGACGACCTCTCGGCCTCGGGTCGGGCCGCGTTCTCCGGCGGCTTTCTGGAGAAGGCTCGCGACTGCGCCCGCGAGAACGTCGACGCCCTCGCACCGCTCGTCGCCGACGGCTACTCGGTCGTGTTCGTCGAGCCATCGGACGCGGTGATGTTCCAAGACGAGTATCTGGACCTCCTCGACGGCGACGAGGTGGAAGCCGTCTCTGCGGCGAGTTACGGCGTGTTAGAGTACGTCGACACCCACCGCCTCGACGAGGCGATGGCGTTCGCGGCAGAACCGGAGTCCGGTGAATCGCTCGCGTACCACGGCCACTGCAACCAGAAGTCGATGAACAAAGACCACCACGCTGTCGGCGTCCTCAGACGGTCGGGCTACCGTGTCGACCCGCTCGACACCTCTTGCTGTGGGATGGCCGGGAGTTTCGGCTACGAGGCAGAACACTACGACCTCTCGAAAGCCATCGGCTCGATGCTGTTCGAGGCCGTCGACGACAGTGGTGCGGAGGCGGTCACCGCACCCGGAGCCTCGTGCCGGTCGCAGTTGGGCGACCGCGACGACGACAGCGAGGAGCCACCACACCCGGTGGAGAAGGTCGCGGCGGCGTTACAGTAA
- a CDS encoding VOC family protein, with protein sequence MTFIHVCLNVADADRAADWYADNLGFERSWEFTTADGETRNVYVADEDGVELQLSDTEGEDEFDEGTAYDHFAVKVDDVDAAFDRIDDHGVVKEPGDQPEAGARTAFLKDPDGHTVELVQPLE encoded by the coding sequence ATGACGTTCATCCACGTCTGTCTCAACGTCGCGGACGCCGACCGTGCGGCCGACTGGTACGCTGACAACCTCGGCTTCGAGCGCTCGTGGGAGTTCACGACCGCAGACGGCGAGACGCGAAACGTCTACGTCGCCGACGAGGACGGCGTCGAACTCCAACTGTCCGACACCGAGGGGGAAGACGAGTTCGACGAGGGCACCGCGTACGACCACTTCGCGGTGAAGGTGGACGACGTCGACGCCGCCTTCGACCGCATCGACGACCACGGCGTCGTGAAAGAACCCGGCGACCAACCCGAGGCAGGCGCACGCACGGCGTTCCTCAAAGACCCTGACGGCCACACGGTCGAACTGGTTCAGCCGTTGGAGTAG
- the aceB gene encoding malate synthase AceB produces MSVQRNYDREFVRTFFTSPTAVQGEDDSAKMIRRAAQLRGIQAPDVWVPDNEDATAPSMREEGVQNIIDVVAEHGADFPGEIHPRVVWHRESPTTRYSGFQQMLEIADPENGAVDNIDGFVIPEVGDIDDWKKADECFQIIEAEHGLEEGSLSMSVIVESGEAEIALNRIRDEMGKPSNTLERMFLLVDGEVDYTKDMRAMTPTGELPPWPELRHNTSRGASAAGLIAVDGPYDNIRDVEGYRERMQDNRAKGMTGIWSLTPTQVEVANTAPLPPKTGTWLLDVDGEDVELTPEGDSQVYDGDDVSLTETDDGYTLVVAGDDHHLDEDELRETLLDLTSYVPSMDDIVESMEEFEAAKEAGKGAIAMTQSATVAIDGVEVSLEKDRMWDEATYQAAQTPITLFQDVYRNRPDQHAELEEMYGADVVARATDVGN; encoded by the coding sequence ATGAGTGTCCAACGAAACTACGACCGCGAGTTCGTCCGCACCTTCTTCACCTCACCGACGGCGGTGCAGGGAGAGGACGACTCCGCGAAGATGATCCGACGGGCGGCGCAACTCCGAGGGATCCAAGCGCCCGACGTGTGGGTTCCCGACAACGAGGACGCCACCGCGCCGTCGATGCGCGAGGAGGGGGTCCAGAACATCATCGATGTGGTCGCCGAACACGGCGCCGACTTCCCCGGAGAGATTCACCCCCGCGTCGTCTGGCACCGCGAGAGTCCGACGACGCGATACTCCGGATTCCAGCAGATGCTCGAAATCGCCGACCCCGAGAACGGCGCTGTGGATAACATTGACGGGTTCGTTATCCCCGAGGTCGGCGACATCGACGATTGGAAGAAAGCCGACGAGTGCTTCCAGATCATCGAGGCCGAACACGGCTTGGAGGAGGGGAGTCTCTCGATGTCGGTCATCGTCGAGAGCGGTGAGGCCGAAATCGCGCTGAACCGCATCCGCGACGAGATGGGCAAGCCCTCGAACACGCTCGAACGGATGTTCCTCCTCGTCGACGGCGAAGTCGACTACACGAAGGATATGCGTGCGATGACGCCGACGGGCGAACTCCCGCCGTGGCCGGAACTGCGCCACAACACCTCTCGCGGCGCGAGTGCGGCGGGACTCATCGCCGTCGACGGGCCGTACGACAACATCCGCGACGTCGAGGGGTACCGCGAACGGATGCAGGACAACCGCGCGAAGGGGATGACCGGCATCTGGTCGCTCACGCCGACGCAGGTGGAGGTGGCCAACACCGCACCGCTCCCGCCCAAGACCGGGACGTGGCTACTCGACGTCGACGGCGAGGACGTCGAACTCACGCCCGAGGGTGACTCGCAGGTCTACGACGGCGACGACGTCTCGCTGACCGAGACCGACGACGGCTACACTCTCGTCGTCGCCGGCGACGACCACCACCTCGACGAGGACGAACTCCGCGAGACGCTCCTCGATTTGACCTCCTACGTACCCAGTATGGACGACATCGTCGAGTCGATGGAGGAGTTCGAGGCAGCCAAGGAGGCCGGTAAGGGTGCTATCGCGATGACACAGTCGGCGACCGTCGCCATCGACGGCGTCGAGGTGTCACTGGAGAAAGACCGAATGTGGGACGAGGCGACGTATCAGGCCGCCCAGACGCCGATCACGCTGTTCCAGGACGTCTACCGCAACCGTCCGGACCAGCACGCAGAACTGGAGGAGATGTACGGCGCGGACGTCGTCGCCCGCGCGACAGACGTGGGCAACTGA
- a CDS encoding fumarylacetoacetate hydrolase family protein, which translates to MRLARATTPDGVREGEYRDGTLVTDDAEYAVDESDLLAPCDPDALFCVGRNFAATLDQMDYERPEEPDFFIKPPHSVVGNRDPIPYPEWTEELTYAGELVAVVDEPCSDLAPEEVPEVVRGYTVMNDVDALDQQGRTARKAFTASGPLGPWIETDVDPTSIDMHTDVAGERRQEANTELMLFDPYEIVSFLSKRFTFRPGDCIAFGSPANPGLVDPGDTVEITYEGVGTLTNTVVEG; encoded by the coding sequence ATGCGACTCGCACGTGCCACCACCCCGGACGGAGTGCGCGAAGGGGAGTACCGCGACGGAACGCTCGTGACCGACGATGCGGAGTACGCGGTCGACGAATCGGATCTGCTCGCGCCGTGTGACCCGGACGCGTTGTTCTGTGTCGGGCGCAACTTCGCCGCCACGCTCGACCAGATGGATTACGAGCGACCTGAGGAACCCGACTTCTTCATCAAGCCGCCGCACTCAGTTGTCGGCAACCGCGACCCCATCCCGTACCCCGAGTGGACCGAGGAACTCACCTACGCGGGCGAACTTGTCGCCGTCGTCGACGAACCGTGTTCTGACCTCGCACCCGAGGAGGTACCCGAGGTTGTACGCGGCTACACCGTGATGAACGACGTCGACGCTCTCGACCAGCAGGGCCGGACGGCGAGAAAGGCGTTCACCGCGTCGGGACCGCTCGGCCCGTGGATCGAGACAGACGTCGACCCGACGAGTATAGATATGCACACCGACGTCGCAGGCGAGCGTCGCCAGGAAGCCAACACCGAGTTGATGCTGTTCGACCCGTACGAAATCGTCTCGTTCCTCTCCAAGCGGTTCACGTTCCGCCCGGGCGACTGCATCGCGTTCGGATCGCCCGCCAACCCCGGCCTCGTCGACCCGGGCGACACCGTCGAGATAACCTACGAGGGCGTCGGGACGCTCACCAACACCGTCGTCGAGGGCTGA
- a CDS encoding D-2-hydroxyacid dehydrogenase produces MRIVITRQKIHGHPASEFAEAVRERLPDHEVLVADTPEREREAIRDADVVAGEGFSTSDHLDAAESLRLFSGVYAGTGHLDLDAFEAAGVAVTNASGVHAPNISEYVVGALVSLARDFRRATRQQDRREWRAYQTQELYDSTVTVVGLGAIGTAVVERLKPFGVETLGVRYTPEKGGPTDEVFGFDELHDALARTDHLVLACPLTDTTAGLVDRDALRTLPPHAMLVNIARGPVVDTDDLVYALRWNHIRGAFLDVTDPEPLPEDHPLWGFDDVHITPHNAGHTPRYFDRVADILAENVRRLEEHDGEGTPELENRVV; encoded by the coding sequence ATGCGCATCGTCATCACTCGACAGAAGATACACGGTCACCCGGCCAGCGAGTTCGCTGAAGCCGTGCGCGAGCGACTGCCCGACCACGAGGTACTCGTCGCGGACACACCAGAGCGTGAACGCGAGGCCATCCGCGACGCCGACGTCGTCGCAGGCGAGGGATTCTCCACGAGCGACCACCTCGACGCCGCCGAGTCGCTCCGCCTGTTCTCCGGCGTGTACGCCGGCACGGGTCACCTCGACCTCGACGCGTTCGAGGCGGCGGGCGTCGCCGTCACCAACGCGTCGGGCGTCCACGCCCCCAACATCTCGGAGTACGTCGTCGGCGCACTCGTCTCGCTGGCACGCGACTTCCGGCGTGCGACCCGCCAGCAGGACCGCCGCGAGTGGCGCGCCTACCAGACGCAGGAACTGTACGACTCGACGGTCACTGTCGTCGGCCTCGGGGCAATCGGAACCGCTGTCGTCGAGCGACTGAAGCCGTTCGGCGTCGAGACGCTCGGCGTGCGCTACACCCCGGAGAAGGGTGGCCCGACCGACGAGGTGTTCGGCTTCGACGAGTTGCACGACGCCCTTGCGCGGACGGACCACTTGGTGCTGGCGTGCCCGCTGACCGACACCACGGCGGGTCTCGTCGACCGCGACGCGCTTCGGACGCTCCCGCCACACGCGATGCTCGTGAACATCGCCCGCGGCCCCGTCGTCGACACCGACGACCTCGTGTACGCGCTCCGGTGGAACCACATCCGCGGAGCGTTCCTCGACGTGACCGACCCCGAACCACTCCCCGAAGACCACCCGCTGTGGGGCTTCGACGACGTGCACATCACGCCGCACAACGCGGGGCACACGCCGCGCTACTTCGACCGCGTCGCCGACATCCTCGCGGAGAACGTCCGGCGACTGGAGGAACACGACGGCGAGGGCACCCCTGAGTTGGAGAACCGCGTCGTCTGA
- a CDS encoding helix-turn-helix domain-containing protein, producing MAKYSTGSGGGGGSGDACELCGREDTKLSQANVAGANLLVCSDCAPHDDNAKRRSSGGGGGGGGGQGRDADEPSRKKRAAQNVARAMDASSGDSSRWEREGTDYEKDRLPYLVKGYGEVVTEARQSEELTVDELAAELGVDDTHLHAVEEGRAARADVGGSTIRALEQRLDVTLIDE from the coding sequence ATGGCGAAGTACTCCACCGGCAGCGGCGGTGGCGGCGGCTCCGGCGACGCGTGCGAACTGTGTGGCCGCGAGGACACCAAACTCTCGCAGGCGAACGTCGCGGGGGCGAACCTCCTCGTGTGCTCGGACTGCGCGCCCCACGACGACAACGCGAAGCGCCGGAGTTCCGGCGGTGGCGGCGGCGGTGGTGGCGGACAGGGCCGCGACGCCGACGAACCCAGCCGCAAGAAGCGCGCCGCACAGAACGTCGCTCGCGCGATGGACGCCTCATCGGGCGACTCCTCGCGATGGGAGCGTGAGGGAACCGACTACGAGAAAGACCGCCTCCCGTATCTGGTGAAAGGGTACGGTGAGGTCGTCACCGAGGCGCGCCAGAGTGAGGAGTTGACCGTCGACGAACTCGCCGCGGAACTCGGCGTCGATGACACGCACCTCCACGCCGTCGAGGAGGGCCGGGCGGCCCGCGCCGACGTCGGCGGGTCGACGATTCGGGCCCTCGAACAGCGACTCGACGTCACGCTGATCGACGAGTAA
- a CDS encoding alanyl-tRNA editing protein translates to MSDSLAPADPEVREFEATVESVDGRTVTLDETYFYPEGGGQPADRGQLGDATVVDVQSTPDAVVHTLESEPSFESGDTVTGVVDDDFRTYCMRAHTASHVLYGAGRRVLDDLGYGGFGITDEKVRVDFETSTDITDAVLVELERLVNRAVWDSHPVSWREVPVEEARADESVAFNTKTEEDVMADADSVRVVTVEGWDDAACGGTHVSNTSEIGPVSVLDRSNPGEGLTRVEFAVGPVGVERSATVHRIAREAASELGVAVDDVPDAVSRIADERDDLASQVASLRGEVITSRLASLDHVDRNGTTWRVGTLSEFDANAVGEAAKSLVDTGEADVVAVVGDGDAPFVVVASAGAVDAGEVVNDVTAAFGGGGGGSPSFAQGGGLGAPPAEVVGFLKDC, encoded by the coding sequence ATGAGCGATTCGCTCGCACCTGCCGACCCCGAGGTCCGGGAGTTCGAAGCGACCGTCGAATCTGTGGACGGCCGTACCGTCACCCTCGACGAGACGTACTTCTACCCCGAGGGCGGCGGCCAACCCGCCGACCGCGGCCAGCTCGGTGATGCCACCGTCGTCGACGTGCAGTCGACGCCCGACGCCGTGGTCCACACGCTCGAATCCGAGCCATCGTTCGAGTCTGGTGACACCGTCACGGGCGTCGTCGACGACGACTTCCGCACCTACTGTATGCGCGCCCACACTGCGAGCCACGTGCTCTACGGCGCGGGGCGACGCGTCCTCGACGACTTGGGCTACGGCGGATTTGGAATTACTGACGAGAAAGTTCGGGTCGATTTCGAGACCTCTACCGACATCACCGACGCGGTGCTCGTCGAACTGGAACGCCTCGTCAACCGTGCGGTCTGGGACTCCCACCCCGTCTCGTGGCGTGAGGTGCCCGTCGAGGAGGCGCGCGCCGACGAGTCGGTGGCGTTCAACACCAAGACCGAGGAGGACGTGATGGCCGACGCAGACAGCGTGCGCGTCGTCACCGTCGAGGGCTGGGACGACGCCGCCTGCGGCGGCACGCACGTCTCGAACACCAGCGAAATTGGGCCGGTGTCCGTCCTCGACCGTTCGAACCCCGGCGAGGGACTCACCCGCGTCGAGTTCGCCGTCGGCCCGGTCGGCGTCGAACGGAGTGCGACCGTCCACCGAATCGCACGCGAGGCCGCCAGTGAACTCGGCGTCGCCGTCGACGACGTTCCGGACGCAGTCTCGCGGATCGCCGACGAACGCGACGACCTCGCCTCGCAGGTAGCGTCGCTCCGCGGAGAGGTCATCACGAGTCGTCTTGCGTCGCTCGACCACGTCGACCGCAACGGGACAACGTGGCGCGTCGGCACGCTCTCGGAGTTCGACGCGAACGCCGTCGGTGAAGCCGCGAAGTCACTCGTCGACACGGGTGAAGCCGACGTCGTCGCCGTCGTCGGTGACGGAGACGCACCGTTCGTCGTCGTCGCGAGCGCCGGTGCGGTGGACGCTGGAGAGGTCGTCAACGACGTGACCGCGGCGTTCGGCGGCGGCGGTGGTGGGTCGCCGTCGTTCGCCCAGGGCGGCGGTCTTGGTGCGCCTCCGGCGGAGGTCGTCGGATTCCTCAAAGATTGCTGA
- a CDS encoding carboxypeptidase regulatory-like domain-containing protein has product MRSLTRPFVLATVTLLVFAPVTGTFGVGLVGATDGDARQLAETATLQEATVTLTVAVETPAGDPVSGATLTADWDGGSATATTASNGRAFLDVPEGATVELSVDHPDYVRNSPVVVEDAEEQTVTVDVRQRGSLTVSVEDTRGDAVDDAQVILRQGGAIVVNGRTNTNGGFSTGVIEQREYGLTVVKEGFFRVQRTITVGDGSRETVELERGSVTLSFEVVDPRFDPAEPVADAQLTLETAGTFQTLQNGEATAQVPVNSDLELTVTKEGYGSDTRTVNVRESAMTVRVNLSRTPELNVTAVNERVLVGERNVVTVVDAYGDPVPDATVSLDGETVGMTGGDGTITVRFEEAGNHTVVAEADDLTSQPLTIVVVRAQTATATPTATATATPTATDQPLTTDSAETGVSFPGFTPLTAVIAVLAVASLFVGYSRRSKR; this is encoded by the coding sequence ATGCGCTCGCTCACTCGGCCGTTCGTCCTCGCGACGGTCACCCTCCTCGTGTTCGCTCCGGTAACTGGGACGTTCGGCGTCGGTCTCGTCGGCGCTACCGACGGCGACGCTCGACAGCTAGCGGAGACCGCCACCCTCCAAGAGGCGACCGTGACGCTCACCGTCGCCGTCGAGACGCCCGCAGGCGACCCCGTCAGCGGCGCGACGTTGACCGCAGACTGGGACGGCGGCTCTGCGACCGCGACGACCGCGAGCAACGGCCGTGCGTTCCTCGACGTTCCCGAGGGCGCGACGGTCGAACTCAGCGTCGACCACCCCGACTACGTCCGGAACTCCCCGGTCGTCGTTGAAGATGCCGAAGAACAGACTGTCACCGTCGACGTCCGCCAGCGCGGTAGTCTCACCGTTAGCGTCGAGGACACCCGAGGCGATGCCGTCGACGACGCGCAAGTGATCCTCCGGCAGGGTGGCGCAATCGTCGTGAACGGCCGGACGAACACCAACGGCGGCTTCTCGACGGGCGTCATCGAGCAACGAGAGTACGGCCTCACCGTCGTCAAAGAGGGCTTCTTCCGGGTGCAACGGACCATCACCGTCGGCGACGGCTCGCGCGAGACTGTCGAACTCGAACGCGGGTCGGTGACGCTGTCGTTCGAGGTGGTGGACCCCCGATTCGACCCAGCCGAACCCGTCGCTGACGCGCAGTTGACGCTCGAGACCGCCGGAACGTTCCAGACGCTCCAGAACGGCGAGGCGACCGCACAAGTGCCCGTCAACTCCGATCTGGAACTCACTGTGACAAAGGAGGGGTACGGCAGCGACACCCGAACCGTGAACGTCCGCGAGTCCGCGATGACCGTCCGAGTCAACCTCAGCAGGACGCCCGAACTGAACGTCACCGCGGTCAACGAACGCGTTCTCGTCGGCGAGCGAAACGTCGTCACGGTCGTCGACGCCTACGGCGACCCCGTCCCCGACGCGACGGTGTCGCTCGACGGCGAGACGGTCGGGATGACCGGCGGCGACGGGACCATCACCGTCCGGTTCGAGGAGGCCGGGAACCACACGGTCGTCGCCGAGGCCGACGACCTCACCTCCCAACCGCTGACCATCGTCGTGGTCCGCGCGCAGACGGCGACTGCGACGCCGACCGCCACTGCGACCGCGACCCCCACGGCGACCGACCAACCGCTGACGACCGACTCCGCCGAAACCGGAGTTAGCTTCCCCGGATTCACCCCGTTGACGGCGGTGATCGCGGTGCTCGCCGTGGCATCGCTGTTCGTCGGCTACTCCCGGCGGTCGAAGCGCTGA
- a CDS encoding acyl-CoA dehydrogenase family protein: MTYANAGAYGHSASSLTEEERAIREVVREFAVEELRPGAQEADETETFPEEAWDGLAELDLTGLTTPEEYGGFDADRSTYALVNEELAYGQLAVATALSVHCLATSCIANFGSEQVREEWLPEMVDGRPVGAFCLSEPDAGSNPAQMSTTAERDGDEYVIDGEKQWITNGARAGVYIVFAKTDADDDGSITQFLVPADYDGVTVGKKEEKLGLRASDTVGMQFDGVRVPERYRLTEEGRGLSAALKTLTGGRIAIAAQAVGLAQAALDEATEYAQQREQFDRPIAEIESIRNKVAEMGTKVQASRLLVREAARQADTGEDPRLAASMAKYFASESAVDVANEAVQIHGGYGYMSEFDVERFYRDAKITTIYEGTTEIQKTIIARELL; encoded by the coding sequence ATGACATACGCGAACGCGGGCGCGTACGGCCACTCCGCCTCCTCGCTGACCGAGGAGGAGCGTGCGATCCGCGAGGTGGTTCGAGAGTTCGCCGTCGAGGAACTTCGGCCGGGGGCGCAGGAGGCCGACGAGACGGAGACGTTCCCCGAAGAGGCGTGGGACGGTCTCGCGGAGTTAGACCTCACGGGGCTGACGACGCCCGAGGAGTACGGCGGCTTCGACGCCGACCGCTCGACGTACGCCCTCGTCAACGAGGAACTGGCGTACGGGCAACTCGCAGTCGCGACGGCGCTGTCGGTCCACTGCCTGGCCACCTCCTGTATCGCCAACTTCGGCTCCGAACAAGTGCGCGAGGAGTGGCTTCCGGAGATGGTCGACGGTCGCCCGGTCGGAGCGTTCTGTCTCTCGGAACCCGACGCCGGGTCGAACCCCGCGCAGATGTCGACGACCGCTGAACGCGACGGCGACGAGTACGTCATCGACGGCGAGAAACAGTGGATCACAAACGGCGCTCGGGCAGGTGTCTACATCGTCTTCGCGAAGACCGACGCCGATGACGACGGGTCGATCACGCAGTTCCTCGTGCCCGCCGACTACGACGGTGTGACGGTCGGCAAGAAGGAGGAGAAACTCGGCCTGCGCGCCTCCGACACCGTCGGGATGCAGTTCGACGGCGTCCGTGTTCCCGAGCGCTACCGCCTCACCGAGGAAGGGAGAGGGCTGTCGGCGGCGCTGAAGACGCTCACCGGCGGGCGGATCGCTATTGCGGCACAGGCTGTGGGTCTGGCGCAGGCGGCACTCGACGAGGCGACCGAGTACGCCCAGCAACGAGAGCAGTTCGACCGACCGATCGCAGAGATCGAGTCGATCCGGAACAAGGTCGCGGAGATGGGGACGAAGGTGCAGGCGTCGCGACTACTCGTTCGCGAGGCCGCGCGGCAGGCCGATACCGGTGAGGACCCTCGACTCGCGGCGTCGATGGCGAAGTACTTCGCCAGCGAGTCTGCGGTCGACGTGGCGAACGAAGCGGTACAGATCCACGGCGGGTACGGCTACATGAGCGAGTTCGACGTGGAACGCTTCTACCGCGACGCGAAGATCACGACCATCTACGAGGGGACGACCGAAATACAGAAGACGATCATCGCGCGGGAACTCCTGTAA